From Bacillus basilensis, a single genomic window includes:
- a CDS encoding AzlD domain-containing protein, translating to MEMRLDVLLLLLAAGAVTLVPRILPLLVFSKLQIPDWGLKWLNYIPIAILAALLAQVLFMYETMQWDYLIAAIPTFLVAIYTRSLLGTVLTGVIVIILLRFFF from the coding sequence ATGGAAATGAGATTAGACGTATTATTACTTTTATTAGCAGCCGGTGCTGTCACACTCGTGCCACGTATTTTACCTCTACTCGTATTTAGCAAACTTCAAATTCCAGACTGGGGTTTAAAATGGTTAAATTACATACCAATTGCGATATTAGCAGCACTTTTAGCACAAGTTTTATTTATGTATGAGACGATGCAGTGGGATTACCTTATCGCAGCAATTCCAACATTTCTTGTCGCAATATATACTCGCAGTCTATTAGGTACAGTATTAACTGGCGTGATTGTGATTATTTTGTTACGTTTCTTTTTCTAA
- a CDS encoding DUF3951 domain-containing protein translates to MILLTIGAILLTLFIFFIIGFITFMMFVDRATPQIYYTPCESVTVKSKGKHRRKKS, encoded by the coding sequence ATGATACTTTTAACGATAGGAGCAATTTTGTTAACGCTGTTTATTTTCTTTATTATCGGTTTTATTACATTTATGATGTTTGTTGATAGGGCGACACCTCAAATTTATTATACACCTTGTGAATCAGTGACAGTGAAATCTAAAGGTAAACATAGAAGGAAGAAAAGTTGA
- a CDS encoding VanZ family protein — protein MLIDFDGFILIGAFIMLLFLLLFFKLHLKKRNMHLLFFSIFYLYLCMVFNYTQFPIIIDENMKKEIGQNVWRDANFIPFNTEHFAITTSILNILLTIPFGFGFPYIKKTNFKHVVLLGIVLGILLETLQLLSALYAGFTFRYVDINDVIFNCMGVILGYSISKGFTLVYRAFIHKFDIKLNSFLRYIYETNDRSI, from the coding sequence ATGCTAATTGACTTTGATGGTTTTATTCTTATTGGAGCGTTTATTATGTTGTTATTTTTACTTCTCTTTTTTAAGTTACACCTAAAAAAGAGAAACATGCACTTACTATTTTTCTCAATATTTTATTTGTACCTTTGTATGGTATTTAATTATACCCAATTCCCAATTATTATAGATGAAAATATGAAAAAAGAAATTGGACAAAATGTATGGAGAGATGCTAATTTTATACCATTTAACACGGAACATTTTGCTATAACAACATCAATACTTAATATACTACTAACAATTCCTTTTGGCTTTGGTTTTCCTTATATAAAAAAGACGAATTTCAAACATGTTGTTTTATTAGGGATTGTATTAGGAATCTTATTAGAAACTTTACAACTTTTATCAGCACTTTATGCCGGATTCACTTTTCGATATGTCGATATAAACGATGTAATATTTAATTGTATGGGTGTCATTTTAGGATACAGTATATCAAAAGGTTTTACCCTTGTGTATAGAGCATTTATACACAAATTTGATATTAAATTGAATTCTTTTTTAAGGTATATTTATGAAACGAACGACCGGTCTATATAA
- a CDS encoding dienelactone hydrolase family protein, giving the protein MKKKLALVVVHEIYGVNDHMHHVTDHFTSSQIDVFCPNLLQSQPAFHYSNEEKAYEYFVNHVGFDDGKYQIEEFINTLSRNYTHIGLIGFSVGATISWLCSNNPKIDFIIGCYGSRIRDYVHIKPTCATLLIFPEKESSFSVSSLIQTLQQQKNPLLEIQQLHGEHGFLNPYTEKYNVHSTKQAYHLIDSFLVK; this is encoded by the coding sequence AAGAAAAAATTAGCTCTCGTTGTTGTTCATGAAATATATGGTGTGAACGATCATATGCATCACGTTACCGACCACTTCACTTCATCTCAAATAGATGTATTCTGTCCTAATCTGCTACAATCGCAACCTGCATTTCATTATAGTAATGAAGAAAAAGCATATGAATATTTTGTAAATCATGTTGGATTTGATGATGGGAAATACCAAATTGAAGAATTCATCAATACTCTTTCACGTAATTATACACATATTGGACTTATCGGCTTTAGCGTTGGAGCTACCATCTCATGGCTATGTAGTAACAATCCGAAAATAGATTTTATTATCGGATGTTACGGTTCTCGTATACGCGACTATGTTCACATAAAACCTACATGCGCTACATTACTTATATTCCCTGAAAAAGAATCTAGTTTTTCAGTATCCTCTTTAATCCAAACATTGCAGCAACAAAAGAATCCTTTATTAGAAATACAACAACTACACGGTGAACATGGTTTTCTAAATCCGTACACTGAAAAATATAACGTGCACTCTACAAAACAAGCATACCATTTAATAGATTCGTTTCTTGTAAAGTGA